One window from the genome of Luteithermobacter gelatinilyticus encodes:
- a CDS encoding glycosyltransferase, which translates to MKLLTFTSLYPNSLQPRHGIFVRTRMSWLDRIGDVERKVIAPVPWFPFMNLLHGSRFRTLNQIPRHEDQDGIDVLHPRYLTLPGTNLVNVADSMARAARPMIEALYTDDQLFDILDGQYLYPDGVAAARLARHFNRPLVLTARGSDVNYWMQQPRPRAAILEALEAAAAVICVSQSLKQTLLSHGLTDTKLTVVPNGVDQTLFHSRQPSPPQQPGYLLCVGNLVPLKGQDLILEALTMVPDWRLVLIGQGPDRKKLRRLVRELGLEKRVVFIEHVHQSDLARYYAHAAATILMSVMEGMPNVMLESLACGTPVIATAVGGIPEVITPENGILLKDRNSATLAQAIQELKLRQWDRKHIEMEMAAYDWSHVARRQYDLYRQVLAASRSLET; encoded by the coding sequence ATGAAACTGCTCACCTTCACATCCCTGTATCCCAACAGCCTACAACCCCGTCACGGCATCTTTGTCCGCACCCGCATGAGCTGGCTTGACCGGATAGGCGATGTAGAGCGCAAGGTAATTGCACCGGTGCCCTGGTTTCCTTTCATGAACCTGTTGCACGGCAGCCGGTTCAGGACCTTAAACCAAATCCCCCGGCACGAAGATCAGGACGGCATTGACGTGTTGCATCCACGTTATCTGACCCTGCCCGGCACCAATCTGGTCAATGTAGCCGACAGTATGGCCCGTGCCGCCCGACCGATGATTGAAGCGCTCTATACCGATGACCAGCTGTTCGACATTCTGGACGGGCAGTATCTTTATCCGGACGGGGTGGCCGCCGCCCGCCTGGCCCGGCATTTCAACAGGCCGCTTGTGCTCACCGCCCGAGGCAGTGATGTCAATTACTGGATGCAGCAGCCCCGCCCCCGCGCCGCCATTCTGGAAGCGCTTGAGGCCGCCGCCGCCGTCATCTGTGTAAGCCAGTCCTTAAAACAGACTCTTCTCAGCCATGGCCTAACGGACACCAAATTGACGGTAGTGCCCAACGGCGTGGATCAGACCCTGTTTCATTCCCGCCAGCCCTCCCCGCCTCAACAGCCGGGATATCTGCTCTGTGTTGGCAATCTGGTGCCGCTGAAAGGACAGGATCTGATCCTTGAGGCCCTGACAATGGTGCCGGACTGGCGTCTGGTGCTGATTGGCCAGGGACCGGACCGGAAAAAACTGCGCCGCCTCGTCCGCGAATTGGGGCTAGAAAAACGGGTTGTTTTTATTGAGCATGTCCATCAGTCGGACCTGGCCCGATATTATGCCCACGCGGCCGCCACGATCCTGATGTCCGTCATGGAAGGCATGCCCAATGTGATGCTGGAAAGCCTGGCCTGCGGTACCCCCGTCATAGCCACCGCCGTCGGCGGCATTCCCGAAGTCATTACCCCCGAAAACGGTATTCTTCTGAAAGACCGCAACAGCGCGACTCTGGCCCAAGCGATACAGGAACTGAAACTGAGGCAATGGGACCGCAAACACATCGAAATGGAGATGGCGGCTTATGACTGGTCCCATGTGGCCCGGCGACAATATGACCTCTACCGGCAGGTGTTGGCGGCATCCCGCTCACTGGAAACGTAA
- a CDS encoding calcium/sodium antiporter, whose product MEYIQVIGGLFLLVYGGDWLVNGSVCLAQKLGVGKIVIGLTVVAFGTSAPELVVGVDAALSGAPTLALGNVVGSNIANILLVIGVPALFYPFSCYNKEVRHNYLIMLVSTAFFILLALTAPLAFWQGGLLLILLFAYLYHSYRRARKQRGLALHALEDVGGGQPAKEMKTFQATLYILGGIIGLLAGAHILVMGAVTIAQNFGISEAVIGLTIIAVGTSLPELMTSIMAAKHQHGDVAVGNVLGSNLFNLHAIMGATALTAPIPVPAEFFRVDLWVMAAAALILLPYTMKKISLNRLGGSLLSVGYIGYLAYLGLQL is encoded by the coding sequence ATGGAATATATTCAAGTCATTGGCGGACTTTTTCTTTTGGTTTACGGGGGCGACTGGCTGGTCAACGGCTCTGTGTGCCTGGCCCAGAAACTCGGCGTTGGAAAAATTGTCATCGGCCTGACCGTCGTGGCGTTCGGCACCTCTGCACCGGAACTAGTGGTCGGCGTTGATGCCGCCTTGTCCGGAGCCCCTACGCTGGCGCTCGGCAATGTGGTAGGCAGCAACATCGCCAATATTCTTCTGGTGATCGGGGTTCCGGCCCTGTTTTATCCGTTCAGCTGTTACAATAAAGAAGTCCGGCACAATTACCTGATCATGCTGGTCAGCACCGCCTTCTTCATCCTTCTGGCCCTGACGGCCCCGCTGGCCTTCTGGCAAGGTGGCTTGTTGCTGATCCTGTTGTTTGCCTATCTTTATCATTCCTATCGTCGGGCCCGCAAACAGCGCGGGCTGGCCTTGCACGCGTTGGAAGATGTGGGAGGCGGACAACCCGCTAAAGAGATGAAAACCTTCCAGGCCACGCTGTATATTCTGGGCGGCATCATCGGCCTGCTGGCCGGGGCTCATATTCTGGTGATGGGAGCCGTCACCATCGCCCAAAATTTCGGAATCTCGGAAGCGGTGATCGGCCTGACCATCATTGCGGTCGGCACCTCCCTGCCCGAGCTTATGACCTCGATCATGGCCGCCAAACATCAACATGGGGACGTGGCCGTGGGCAACGTCCTGGGCAGTAATCTTTTTAACCTGCACGCCATTATGGGGGCAACGGCTCTCACGGCGCCGATCCCCGTACCGGCGGAATTTTTCCGGGTCGATCTGTGGGTCATGGCTGCCGCGGCGCTCATTCTGCTGCCCTACACGATGAAAAAAATATCCCTGAATCGGCTTGGCGGCAGCCTGCTGAGCGTTGGCTATATCGGCTATCTCGCCTATCTCGGGCTACAGCTATAG
- the folB gene encoding dihydroneopterin aldolase, producing the protein MKPSNLVKPSNLAPLKFADAEKAMRHVFVRDLIIDGYIGIYDHEKQAPQKLCINVDLSVRENAHPLNDDINNVLCYEKIVRNIQTIVGAGHIHLVETLAEQIADMSLQDSRVVKVRVRVEKLEAIPNTTSVGVEIERARRMS; encoded by the coding sequence ATGAAACCAAGCAATCTGGTCAAACCCAGCAATCTAGCCCCTTTAAAGTTTGCCGATGCAGAAAAGGCCATGCGGCATGTGTTTGTGCGGGACCTGATCATAGACGGGTATATCGGCATTTATGATCATGAAAAACAGGCCCCCCAGAAACTCTGCATCAATGTGGACCTGTCTGTGCGGGAAAACGCCCATCCACTTAACGACGACATCAACAATGTGCTGTGTTATGAAAAAATCGTCCGCAACATCCAGACTATTGTGGGCGCCGGCCATATTCATCTGGTGGAGACCCTGGCGGAACAGATTGCCGATATGAGTTTACAGGACAGCCGGGTTGTCAAGGTACGCGTCAGGGTTGAAAAACTCGAAGCTATCCCAAACACCACTAGCGTTGGCGTGGAAATAGAACGCGCCCGCCGCATGTCATAA
- the uvrC gene encoding excinuclease ABC subunit UvrC encodes MNKGVEIIKSYLRTLPGKPGVYRMLDDKENVLYVGKAKSLKNRVASYTNLRGLSYRIARMVSQTRSMEFVTTHTEVEALLLEANMIKRFKPPYNILLRDDKSFPYILIDTSHPSPRVRKHRGAKTIEGHYFGPFASTSAVNHSLHILQKAFLLRTCSDSVFNSRTRPCLLYQIKRCAGPCVDKVSPEEYASLVQAAHDFLSGKSQAIKDDLTAKMMAASDRLDYEQAAIYRDRLKALAAVQARQDINQGQVDNADIIAAFQTGGSTCIQVFFFRSGQNWGNKAYFPRHDKDQPLSEIVPAFLSQFYDNKPPPKQILVNCHMSQKDLLEEALSLKAGHKVKLTFPQRGDKFRLVALVEQNARDALHRRLAEMSSQQKLLRGVADLFDLDAPPRRIEVYDNSHISGTNALGAMIVAGPEGFDKNAYRKFSIKSENLSPGDDFGMMREVLTRRFSRQLRENPDRDQKSWPDLLIIDGGKGQLSAALATLADLGLEDIPVVSIAKGPDRNAGREDFYLPGKEPFKLPPNDPVLYFLQRLRDEAHRFAIGSHRQQRAKNMKKSLLDGLAGVGPRRKKALLMHFGSAKAVANAGLQDLEKVDGISSTLARSIYNYFHEND; translated from the coding sequence ATGAATAAAGGCGTCGAGATCATTAAATCTTATCTCAGGACCCTGCCGGGCAAACCCGGCGTGTACCGGATGCTGGATGACAAGGAAAACGTCCTGTATGTGGGCAAAGCCAAGAGCTTGAAGAATCGCGTCGCCAGTTACACCAATCTCAGGGGACTGAGTTACCGCATTGCCCGCATGGTCAGTCAGACCCGTAGCATGGAATTCGTCACCACCCACACGGAAGTGGAGGCCTTGTTGCTGGAAGCGAATATGATCAAGCGCTTCAAGCCGCCCTATAACATCCTGCTTAGGGATGATAAATCCTTTCCCTATATCCTGATTGATACCTCTCACCCTTCCCCGCGGGTGCGCAAACATCGTGGTGCCAAAACAATCGAGGGGCACTATTTCGGCCCGTTCGCCTCTACCAGCGCCGTGAATCACAGCCTGCACATTCTCCAGAAGGCATTTCTGCTCAGAACCTGTTCCGACAGCGTGTTTAACAGCCGCACCCGGCCCTGTCTCTTGTATCAAATCAAACGCTGTGCCGGCCCCTGCGTGGACAAGGTCAGTCCCGAAGAATATGCTTCCCTGGTACAGGCGGCCCATGATTTTCTGAGTGGCAAAAGCCAGGCCATCAAGGATGACCTGACTGCGAAAATGATGGCGGCCAGCGACCGGCTGGATTATGAACAGGCCGCCATATACCGCGACCGCCTCAAGGCGCTGGCCGCGGTACAGGCCCGCCAGGATATTAATCAGGGCCAGGTGGACAACGCAGACATTATTGCCGCTTTCCAAACCGGCGGCAGCACCTGCATCCAGGTTTTTTTCTTTCGTTCCGGTCAGAACTGGGGCAACAAGGCCTATTTCCCGCGGCATGACAAGGATCAGCCCCTAAGCGAGATTGTACCGGCATTCCTGTCCCAGTTTTATGACAACAAACCCCCGCCCAAACAAATTCTGGTCAATTGTCACATGAGTCAGAAAGATCTGCTGGAAGAGGCCCTGTCGCTCAAGGCCGGACATAAGGTCAAGCTCACCTTCCCGCAACGCGGCGACAAATTCCGGCTGGTTGCCCTGGTCGAACAGAATGCCCGTGATGCGCTGCACCGCCGGCTTGCCGAAATGTCCAGTCAGCAAAAGCTGCTGCGCGGTGTTGCCGATCTGTTTGATCTGGACGCCCCCCCGCGGCGTATCGAGGTTTACGATAACAGCCATATTTCCGGCACCAATGCCCTTGGGGCCATGATTGTTGCTGGCCCGGAAGGATTTGACAAAAACGCCTACCGCAAATTTTCCATCAAATCCGAAAACCTAAGTCCCGGTGACGATTTCGGCATGATGCGCGAGGTGCTGACCCGCAGGTTCAGCCGTCAACTCAGGGAGAACCCGGACCGTGATCAGAAAAGCTGGCCGGACCTGTTAATCATTGACGGGGGCAAGGGACAGCTCTCCGCCGCCCTGGCCACACTGGCCGATTTGGGACTTGAGGACATTCCGGTGGTTTCCATCGCCAAAGGGCCAGACCGGAATGCCGGAAGGGAGGATTTTTATCTACCCGGCAAAGAACCGTTCAAACTGCCGCCCAATGATCCGGTGCTGTATTTCCTGCAACGCCTCAGGGACGAAGCCCACCGCTTTGCCATCGGCAGCCACCGTCAGCAACGCGCTAAAAATATGAAAAAATCCCTGCTGGATGGACTGGCAGGCGTCGGCCCGCGGCGTAAAAAAGCGCTTCTGATGCATTTCGGGTCAGCCAAGGCCGTTGCCAATGCCGGCCTTCAGGACCTGGAAAAGGTGGACGGAATCAGTTCCACACTGGCCCGCAGCATTTACAATTATTTTCATGAAAATGACTGA
- the pgsA gene encoding CDP-diacylglycerol--glycerol-3-phosphate 3-phosphatidyltransferase, translating into MLFNLPNILTLARILLIPLLVGSFYIDGHTGNWVGFAIFTLAGVTDFFDGYLARRYQQNSKLGAFMDPVADKLLIAAALMMMVAVERISGYSVLAAVVILCREFLVSGLREFLAELKVSVPVTKLAKWKTTIQIFALGFLLVGDAAPAAIPAIVIGDTCLWLAAILTLYTGYDYLRAGLKHMT; encoded by the coding sequence ATGCTATTTAATCTGCCAAATATTCTCACGCTTGCCCGCATACTGCTGATCCCACTGCTGGTGGGCTCTTTCTATATCGACGGGCACACAGGCAACTGGGTCGGTTTTGCCATTTTCACCCTTGCCGGAGTGACAGACTTTTTTGACGGTTATCTGGCCCGGCGGTATCAGCAGAATTCCAAACTTGGCGCCTTTATGGACCCGGTGGCGGACAAGCTGCTGATTGCGGCCGCCCTGATGATGATGGTCGCCGTGGAACGTATTTCGGGATATTCCGTACTCGCGGCCGTGGTCATTCTGTGCCGGGAGTTTCTGGTTTCCGGGCTCAGGGAATTTCTGGCGGAACTGAAAGTCAGCGTGCCGGTGACCAAGCTCGCCAAATGGAAAACCACCATCCAGATTTTCGCCCTTGGTTTTCTGCTGGTGGGTGACGCCGCCCCGGCAGCAATCCCTGCCATCGTCATTGGGGATACCTGTTTGTGGCTGGCGGCGATTCTTACCCTGTATACGGGCTATGATTATCTGCGCGCCGGTCTGAAACACATGACGTAA
- the moaD gene encoding molybdopterin converting factor subunit 1 gives MRLLYFARIKEQIGQSEEDLPLPANVRTVADLLDYLRSRGEHYRRALADESRIRLAVNQVYVTPDHEINEADEVAIFPPMTGG, from the coding sequence ATGCGACTGTTGTATTTTGCCAGAATTAAAGAACAAATCGGCCAGTCGGAGGAGGACCTGCCATTGCCGGCAAATGTCAGAACCGTCGCTGATCTCCTGGATTACCTGCGCAGCCGGGGGGAGCATTACCGCCGGGCTCTGGCGGATGAAAGCCGTATTCGCCTGGCCGTCAATCAGGTTTATGTCACGCCGGATCATGAGATAAACGAGGCGGACGAAGTGGCCATCTTTCCTCCTATGACCGGAGGCTGA
- a CDS encoding molybdenum cofactor biosynthesis protein MoaE gives MKVAVQAEDFRLEDEIAHLRGTRTDLGALVTFTGLVRDFHGERKIHRMTLEHFPGMAERQLTELAHTAMRRWDLQDVTLIHRYGSLDAGEQIVLVITAAAHRQAAFEAAQFLMDWLKTDAPFWKKEYSDHGTEWVESREEDTKAREKWLKNP, from the coding sequence ATGAAAGTCGCCGTACAAGCCGAAGACTTCCGCCTTGAAGACGAAATCGCCCATCTGCGCGGGACACGGACGGACTTGGGGGCGCTGGTGACCTTTACCGGACTGGTACGGGACTTTCACGGGGAGCGCAAAATTCACCGCATGACGCTGGAACATTTCCCCGGCATGGCGGAAAGGCAGTTGACAGAACTCGCCCACACGGCCATGAGACGCTGGGATCTCCAGGATGTCACCCTCATTCACCGATACGGTTCCCTGGACGCCGGGGAACAAATTGTGTTGGTGATTACCGCCGCAGCTCACCGGCAAGCGGCGTTCGAGGCCGCCCAATTCCTGATGGACTGGCTGAAGACCGATGCGCCCTTCTGGAAAAAGGAATATTCCGATCACGGTACAGAATGGGTAGAAAGCCGGGAAGAAGATACCAAAGCCCGCGAAAAATGGCTGAAAAACCCGTAA
- a CDS encoding PEP-CTERM sorting domain-containing protein yields the protein MKTLMTSIAIVAASSVAAVAGEIVRVPEPGTFGMFAAAIAAAVIGARLLK from the coding sequence ATGAAAACATTAATGACATCTATCGCCATTGTGGCAGCGTCCAGTGTTGCCGCCGTTGCCGGAGAAATTGTCAGGGTGCCTGAACCCGGAACATTTGGCATGTTTGCCGCGGCCATCGCCGCCGCCGTCATTGGCGCACGCCTGTTGAAATAA
- a CDS encoding sterol desaturase family protein codes for MADLLHIENLGHIENLEQFLAASFFVLLALAAFLESLIPLRKNALPLRQRWLGNFSLMLLNTAIFRGLLPMSAFVFALYVQEHHWGLFSAFPLSPWLSILITVLLHDFVKYAQHVLFHHVRACWRFHLVHHTDQDYDFTTGLRFHPLEALVTTASTFLVILVLGPPALAVIVFEFLTMFINFLSHTNIRLNDRLERILRFVIVTPNMHRIHHSAWEPETNSNYAVIFSFWDKIFGTYTAQAREDQKDMMVGLYEYRDLQDQNFFRMLLQPFLKLKPRLELKPQFGDATKKATRPSSLPDTTPDLP; via the coding sequence ATGGCTGACCTCTTGCATATCGAAAATCTAGGGCATATCGAAAACCTGGAACAGTTTCTGGCCGCCAGTTTTTTTGTTCTGCTGGCCCTTGCAGCGTTTTTGGAAAGTCTGATCCCCCTGCGCAAGAATGCCCTGCCCTTGCGGCAGCGCTGGCTGGGGAATTTCTCTCTCATGTTGCTGAACACCGCCATATTCCGCGGGCTTCTGCCCATGAGCGCCTTTGTTTTCGCCTTATATGTTCAGGAACACCATTGGGGGCTTTTCTCTGCCTTTCCCCTGTCGCCCTGGCTGAGCATTCTCATAACGGTCCTGCTGCATGATTTTGTCAAATATGCGCAGCACGTGCTGTTTCATCATGTCAGGGCGTGCTGGCGGTTTCATCTGGTCCACCATACGGACCAGGATTATGATTTCACTACCGGGTTGCGGTTTCACCCCCTCGAGGCGCTGGTGACCACGGCCAGCACTTTTCTTGTCATTCTAGTCTTGGGACCGCCGGCGCTGGCGGTGATTGTTTTTGAATTCCTGACCATGTTCATCAATTTTTTAAGCCACACCAATATCCGGCTGAATGACCGCCTGGAACGGATATTGCGATTTGTCATTGTCACACCGAACATGCACCGGATCCACCATTCCGCCTGGGAGCCCGAAACCAACAGCAATTATGCCGTGATTTTTTCCTTCTGGGACAAGATATTCGGAACCTATACCGCGCAGGCCCGGGAGGATCAAAAAGATATGATGGTCGGTCTTTATGAATATCGGGACCTCCAGGACCAGAATTTTTTCCGTATGCTGCTTCAACCTTTTCTGAAATTAAAACCCCGGCTTGAATTAAAACCTCAGTTTGGCGATGCGACGAAAAAAGCCACCAGACCTTCCTCCCTACCGGACACCACCCCGGATCTGCCCTGA
- a CDS encoding dipeptidyl-peptidase 3 family protein, whose product MSTSVKHLLASVSLASCLFLAGCGQNDTTSQNSSTDAPQEKHQLEWVSAEAEKRADIYAPYTLQADLSHLSDNQRKMIGLLIEASQIMDNLFWLQAYGDKNKLLDGLEDGKLKHFIELNYGPWDRLDGDKPFIKGVKDKPLGARFYPEDMTKEEFEAFEHTDKRGLYSLVRREEDGSLKLVPYHDAFAADLQKAAGLLREAAKYADHDRFREYLKLRADALETDNYQPSDMAWMDMKTNPIELVIGAIETYEDQLYGYRAAYESYVLIKDMAWSERLSKYAAFLPELQKGLPVPAEYKAEMPGTESDLNAYDVVYYAGHSNAGSKTIAINLPNDEEVQLKKGTRRLQLKNAMKAKFDKIMLPIADELIVPEQRQHVTFPAFFANTMFHEVAHGLGIKNTLTGKGTVRTALKETASALEEGKADILGLYMVTRLHEKGELEDGELMDYYTTFLAGIFRSVRFGASSAHGRANMVRFNYFKEMGAFERNQEGQYKVNFENFQKAMTNLSTLILTLQGNGDYEGAKALLAEKGVVGDDLAEDLNRLAQSNIPVDVYFIQGKDVLGLQ is encoded by the coding sequence ATGAGCACCTCTGTAAAACACCTTCTTGCTTCTGTTTCTCTTGCAAGCTGTCTGTTCCTTGCTGGCTGCGGGCAAAATGACACCACATCGCAAAACTCTTCTACAGACGCCCCGCAGGAAAAACATCAGCTAGAGTGGGTTTCTGCCGAAGCCGAAAAACGGGCGGATATTTACGCGCCCTATACCCTGCAGGCTGACCTGTCCCACCTGAGTGATAATCAGCGTAAAATGATCGGCCTGTTGATTGAGGCGTCCCAGATCATGGACAACCTGTTCTGGTTGCAGGCTTATGGCGATAAAAACAAACTTCTTGATGGCCTGGAAGACGGCAAACTGAAACATTTCATTGAACTGAATTACGGACCGTGGGACCGCCTTGATGGCGACAAGCCGTTTATCAAGGGCGTTAAGGACAAGCCACTCGGCGCCCGGTTTTATCCCGAAGACATGACCAAGGAGGAATTCGAAGCCTTTGAGCATACGGACAAACGGGGGCTTTATTCCCTGGTCCGGCGCGAGGAAGACGGGAGTCTTAAACTTGTCCCCTACCATGATGCCTTTGCCGCCGATCTGCAAAAAGCCGCCGGACTGCTGAGGGAGGCCGCCAAATATGCGGATCACGACAGGTTCAGGGAATATCTGAAGCTCCGGGCGGACGCGCTGGAAACCGATAACTACCAACCCAGCGACATGGCCTGGATGGACATGAAAACCAATCCCATCGAATTGGTTATCGGCGCCATTGAAACCTATGAAGACCAGCTTTATGGCTATCGCGCGGCCTATGAATCCTATGTCCTGATCAAGGATATGGCCTGGAGCGAACGGTTGAGCAAATATGCCGCTTTCCTACCCGAACTGCAAAAAGGGCTTCCCGTGCCTGCGGAATACAAAGCCGAAATGCCGGGCACAGAGTCCGATCTTAATGCCTATGATGTGGTCTATTACGCCGGGCACAGCAATGCAGGCTCCAAAACCATCGCCATCAACCTGCCCAATGATGAAGAGGTGCAGTTGAAAAAAGGCACCCGGCGGCTGCAGCTGAAAAACGCCATGAAGGCCAAATTCGACAAGATCATGTTGCCCATTGCTGATGAGCTGATTGTGCCGGAACAGCGCCAGCACGTCACGTTCCCGGCCTTTTTCGCCAACACTATGTTCCATGAAGTGGCCCATGGCCTGGGCATCAAAAACACTCTGACCGGCAAAGGCACGGTGCGGACGGCCCTGAAAGAAACCGCGTCCGCCCTGGAAGAAGGCAAGGCCGATATTCTGGGTCTGTATATGGTGACCCGCCTTCATGAAAAAGGAGAACTGGAAGACGGCGAACTGATGGATTATTATACCACCTTCCTTGCTGGCATCTTCCGGTCCGTGCGTTTCGGCGCCAGCAGCGCCCACGGCCGGGCCAATATGGTGCGGTTTAATTATTTTAAAGAAATGGGCGCCTTTGAACGCAACCAAGAAGGCCAATACAAAGTCAACTTCGAGAACTTTCAAAAAGCGATGACCAACCTCAGCACGCTGATTTTGACCTTGCAGGGGAACGGCGATTATGAAGGAGCCAAGGCCCTGTTGGCGGAAAAAGGTGTCGTGGGGGATGACCTGGCCGAAGACCTGAACCGCCTGGCCCAGTCCAATATTCCCGTAGATGTCTATTTCATCCAGGGTAAAGATGTCCTCGGGCTACAATAA
- a CDS encoding DUF6491 family protein codes for MKKLILLVVLVLATSFTVQAQENVSQSEDAKVGDVVPYSEQEYQALVTRLGKENDCIFIRTIESWTDIDRRHLIIYAPTRKRPYLVKVSPSTFNLKFGQELGIFSRSDGRLCPYGGDALLFEDEKLFIYGIAKLTEEQAKRLIAYRNQDKK; via the coding sequence ATGAAAAAACTAATTCTTCTTGTCGTGTTGGTTCTGGCGACATCGTTCACCGTCCAGGCGCAAGAAAACGTTTCCCAAAGTGAAGATGCCAAAGTTGGAGATGTGGTTCCCTATAGCGAACAAGAGTATCAGGCACTTGTGACAAGGCTGGGGAAAGAAAATGACTGTATCTTCATTCGCACCATTGAAAGCTGGACAGATATTGACCGGCGACACCTGATCATTTACGCCCCGACCCGGAAGCGTCCTTATCTTGTCAAGGTTTCCCCGTCCACCTTTAACTTGAAATTTGGCCAGGAATTAGGGATCTTCTCCCGTTCTGATGGCCGGCTCTGTCCCTATGGCGGCGATGCCCTGCTGTTTGAAGATGAAAAGCTGTTCATCTACGGCATTGCCAAACTGACCGAAGAACAGGCAAAGCGCCTAATCGCTTACCGGAACCAGGATAAGAAATAG
- a CDS encoding branched-chain amino acid aminotransferase, producing MSVLPFDDRDGFIWFDGELVPWREAKLHVLTHALHYASSVFEGQRAYGGKVFKAREHSERLLRSGRILGFENPYTAEEIDNAVEEVLKANNLVDAYIRPVAWRGSEMMGVATKGSKIHVAIAAWEWPSYFSPEARLKGLRLELAHWRRPAPYTAPNDAKAAGLYMIASLNKDAAAANGYDDALMMDYKGRVAEATGANIFFYRDGELHTPTVECVLDGITRRAVMELAEKRGLKIVVREIWPEEMKDFEQAFLTGTAAEVSPLSEIGPYKFTVGDVCKTLMQDYDDLVHGRLD from the coding sequence ATGTCTGTTTTGCCATTCGATGATCGGGATGGATTCATCTGGTTTGACGGGGAGCTGGTTCCCTGGCGTGAAGCCAAACTCCATGTTTTGACCCATGCGCTGCATTATGCCAGTTCCGTATTTGAAGGTCAGCGCGCTTATGGCGGCAAGGTTTTCAAGGCCCGCGAACACAGCGAACGGCTTTTGCGCTCGGGGCGTATTCTGGGATTTGAGAATCCTTATACAGCGGAAGAAATTGACAATGCCGTTGAAGAAGTGCTCAAAGCCAACAACCTGGTGGATGCCTATATTCGCCCGGTGGCCTGGCGTGGTTCTGAAATGATGGGAGTGGCTACCAAAGGCAGTAAAATTCATGTGGCCATTGCGGCTTGGGAATGGCCGTCTTATTTTTCACCGGAAGCCCGACTCAAGGGGCTCAGGCTGGAACTGGCTCATTGGCGTCGTCCGGCACCTTATACGGCACCCAATGATGCCAAGGCAGCGGGGCTTTACATGATTGCCTCTCTCAATAAAGATGCAGCGGCCGCCAACGGCTATGACGATGCCCTGATGATGGATTACAAGGGGCGCGTGGCGGAGGCCACCGGGGCCAATATCTTTTTCTATCGAGATGGTGAACTGCATACGCCGACGGTGGAATGTGTTCTGGACGGCATTACCCGGCGGGCGGTGATGGAGCTTGCGGAAAAACGCGGTCTCAAAATCGTGGTCCGGGAAATCTGGCCGGAGGAAATGAAGGACTTTGAACAGGCATTCCTGACCGGTACGGCGGCGGAAGTCAGCCCGTTGTCCGAGATCGGTCCTTACAAATTCACCGTCGGAGATGTGTGCAAAACCCTGATGCAGGATTATGACGATCTGGTGCATGGTCGCCTGGATTGA
- a CDS encoding MarR family winged helix-turn-helix transcriptional regulator, protein MTDVFFQQDPPITQMDDDQVFLKGMELLYFAYRDFISWPDDVLHHYGLGRAHHRVLHFVHRNPGLRVTDLLRLLNITKQSLSRVLSTLIDKGYIRQNIGEQDRRQRLLYLTDKGEDLLTKIARHQKEHLLKACAAAGPEAVEGFWKVLTALLNEENREEVLAHVNKP, encoded by the coding sequence ATGACTGACGTATTTTTTCAGCAGGACCCTCCCATTACCCAGATGGACGATGACCAGGTCTTCCTGAAGGGCATGGAACTGCTGTATTTTGCCTATCGGGACTTCATTAGCTGGCCTGACGATGTTCTGCACCACTATGGTCTGGGTCGGGCCCATCACCGGGTTCTGCATTTTGTCCACCGCAATCCGGGTCTCAGGGTCACGGATCTGTTAAGGTTACTCAATATTACCAAACAGTCCCTGTCCCGGGTACTTAGCACCCTGATCGACAAGGGGTATATTCGCCAAAACATCGGTGAACAGGACCGACGTCAGCGGCTTCTGTATCTTACCGACAAGGGAGAGGACCTGCTGACCAAGATTGCCCGGCATCAAAAGGAACATCTCTTGAAGGCCTGTGCCGCGGCGGGACCGGAAGCGGTGGAAGGTTTCTGGAAAGTTCTCACGGCCCTGCTGAATGAGGAAAACCGTGAGGAAGTTCTCGCCCATGTGAATAAACCATGA